One region of Corvus cornix cornix isolate S_Up_H32 chromosome 14, ASM73873v5, whole genome shotgun sequence genomic DNA includes:
- the CCP110 gene encoding centriolar coiled-coil protein of 110 kDa isoform X4: MAGKQSTGMALHPHPSIRAAAAFAGRSPRHGRAVPRLDNMKMEDYEIFCRKHLSRIQEEAVKGETSLTVQHKNISLIQFYRVPVLSPLLSLEKKKEIQQYKKKALDLETRKRESRKIALLNRVQEIVENVQMKKGPSTSNVNTLEAESSCPDLDSKALTDFTALSDTNSTCSPERHGSMDLEKTPELRPSDTAGQMTSNMTEAVKAAEENVSSKPSESGFSKDAPCPRAASPDKVCNKLPSHALQKQEGRVGSPSDEDVQDPCVMSLQNLIKRSRECIEKEQSKRASKSSSKRSTSESHSDKENDGVKTTDSVKERAKFTGRSCSVQTLDKPSLNKSNTLLQGASTHTNNTSMSALSSFSKVDIPMRVGTPPLVDSDSDEELKKNSVFERDSSIVRSLTGSYAKLPSPEPSMSPKMHRRRPRPLSMGHIIINNPVNAYELSPKGKGRAMDLIMQDIADKNNVSESVPKFMVDFTTVCPGRVPGVSRNSSGPCDGLGVGKANRHSFGLFESRGTVSATVEGHVVMDSTGPYKAETSTGMVPPKVNEPFAISQSTVTQKILAVNEMKPATLPENTKCNSPVELNKSYDVENPSPLLMQNKNVRQQMDNTPSVASANEQFPENFEKVKRRLDLDTDNCQKENSSCVLRVGMEEQEKQWLQEQKYPVGSVYITKNAVLENMAKEDILKTKMLAFEEMRKRLEEQHAQQLSILIAEQEREQEKLQKELEEQERQLKGKKVTTTEIEISKVNINSRMELEWRKKSESGLLESVQSQLETVHNTNSTSIGFAHTTPNTFASTSETSFYLWGPSGSGVIKTSVCRPSNRIKTRWTQVFSPEIQMKFDKITAVAKGFLTRRLLQTEKLKHLKQTVKDTLEFIKNFQSEAPLKRGSVSAQDASLHERVMAQLRAALYDIHDIFFTMEASERMNILRHDREVRKEKMLRQMDKVKSPRERVTLSTATQKSLDRKKYMKASEMGMPSKKIIIKQKTPENRILQPNQGQNAPVHRLLCRQGSICRKNPKKEAKCCDNLRRQHSLG; this comes from the exons atggctggaaagcagagcacCGGGATGGCGCTCCATCCCCACCCATCCATCCGAGCTGCGGCTGCCTTCGCTGGGCGCTCGCCTAGACACGGCAGAGCTGTCCCGCG CTTAGATAACATGAAGATGGAGGACTATGAAATATTCTGTAGGAAGCACCTTTCCAGAATCCAAGAAGAGGCAGTAAAAGGAGAAACCTCTTTGACTGTTCAGCACAAAAACATCTCCCTCATTCAGTTCTATAGAGTCCCTGTGCTTTCTCCTCTG CTTagccttgaaaagaaaaaggaaatacagcaaTATAAGAAGAAAGCACTGGACCTAGAGACCAGGAAACGGGAGTCCCGGAAAATAGCTTTATTGAATCGTGTTCAGGAGATTGTAGAAAATGTCCAG aTGAAGAAAGGACCTAGCACGAGCAATGTGAACACTCTGGAGGCTGAGAGTTCTTGCCCTGATTTGGATTCAAAGGCTTTGACTGACTTCACAGCTCTATCAGATACCAATTCAACATGTTCTCCTGAAAGGCACGGTTCCATGGACCTGGAAAAGACACCAGAACTTAGACCATCAGATACTGCAGGGCAAATGACATCAAATATGACGGAAGCAGttaaagcagcagaagaaaatgtttcttccaaGCCAAGCGAGAGTGGCTTCTCGAAGGACGCTCCTTGTCCGAGGGCTGCATCTCCTGACAAGGTGTGTAACAAGCTCCCGTCTCACGCCCTGCAAAAGCAGGAGGGACGAGTCGGGTCTCCGTCGGATGAGGATGTCCAGGATCCGTGTGTAATGAGTCTTCAGAACCTGATCAAGAGGTCTAGGGAATGCATagagaaagagcagagcaagCGTGCCTCAAAAAGCAGTTCCAAGAGGAGTACGAGTGAGAGTCATTCGGATAAAGAAAACGACGGTGTTAAAACAACCGACTCTGTGAAAGAGAGAGCGAAGTTTACAGGCAGAAGTTGCTCTGTTCAGACACTTGATAAACCCAGTCTTAATAAATCAAATACCCTTCTCCAAGGTGCCTCTACTCATACAAATAACACAAGTATGTCCGCTTTATCCAGTTTTTCTAAAGTAGACATACCTATGAGAGTTGGAACACCCCCTTTGGTGGATTCTGATTCAGATGAGGAATTGAAAAAGAATTCTGTGTTTGAGCGTGACAGCAGCATTGTCAGGAGCCTCACAGGCTCTTACGCCAAATTGCCAAGCCCAGAGCCAAGCATGAGCCCTAAAATGCACCGACGGCGCCCAAGGCCTTTATCCATGGGACACATCATTATAAACAACCCTGTGAATGCTTACGAGCTAAGTCCTAAAGGCAAGGGTAGAGCAATGGATTTAATCATGCAAGATATTGCAGATAAAAACAACGTGTCTGAATCGGTGCCAAAGTTCATGGTGGACTTCACTACAGTTTGCCCTGGCAGAGTTCCTGGTGTCAGCAGGAATTCTTCAGGCCCCTGTGATGGGTTGGGGGTTGGCAAAGCAAATCGCCATTCCTTCGGGCTCTTTGAAAGCAGAGGAACCGTGTCGGCTACGGTGGAAGGTCACGTGGTGATGGACAGCACAGGGCCGTATAAAGCAGAGACCAGTACTGGTATGGTGCCTCCAAAAGTGAATGAGCCCTTTGCCATCAGTCAGTCTACAGTGACACAGAAGATCCTGGCTGTGAATGAAATGAAACCAGCTACTTTGCCAGAGAACACTAAATGCAATTCTCCAGTGGAACTCAATAAATCTTATGACGTAGAAAATCCATCTCCACTACTAATGCAGAACAAGAATGTGCGACAGCAGATGGATAATACTCCAAGTGTTGCCTCAGCAAATGAGCAGTTTccagaaaattttgaaaaggtaAAACGTAGGCTTGATTTGGACACCGACAActgccaaaaagaaaacagttcctGTGTTCTAAGAGTTGGAATGGAAGAACAAGAGAAGCAGTGGTTGCAAGAACAGAAATATCCTGTGGGATCAGTTTACATTACCAAGAATGCAGTCCTTGAAAATATGGCAAAAG aagatattttaaaaactaaaatgttGGCCTttgaagaaatgagaaagagaCTTGAAGAACAGCATGCACAACAACTGTCAATTCTGATAGCTGAACAAGAGAGAGAACAGGAGAAATTGCAGAAG GAactggaagagcaggagagacagttgaaaggaaagaaggttACTACAACGGAAATAGAAATTTCCAAAGTGAATATTAACAGTAGGATGGAGTTggagtggaggaaaaaaagtgaaagtggCTTGCTGGAAAGTGTGCAGTCTCAGCTGGAGACAGTCCATAACACAAACTCCACCAGCATTG GTTTTGCTCATACAACACCCAACACCTTTGCTTCAACAAGTGAAACTTCATTCTATCTCTGGGGACCCTCAGGTAGTGGAGTTATAAAAACCTCAGTATGCAGGCCAAGTAATAGGATCAAAACTAGGTGGACTCag GTTTTCAGTCCAGAGATACAAATGAAGTTCGACAAGATCACTGCAGTGGCAAAGGGATTTCTTACACGTAGACTCCTGcagacagaaaaactgaaacatcTTAAGCAAACTGTAAAA GATACTCTGGAATTCATAAAAAATTTTCAGTCTGAAGCCCCATTGAAAAGAGGAAGTGTGTCAGCACAAGATGCATCCCTTCATGAAAGAGTAATGGCTCAG CTGCGAGCTGCTCTGTATGACATCCATGACATCTTTTTCACAATGGAGGCATCGGAGAGAATGAATATTCTGCGTCACGATCGTGAAGTTCGTAAAGAGAAGATGCTCAGGCAGATG gataaaGTAAAGAGCCCAAGAGAGCGAGTGACACTTTCAACAGCTACGCAGAAATCTCTGGACAGGAAAAAGTACATGAA GGCTTCAGAAATGGGAATGccaagtaaaaaaataatcatcaaacaaaaaactcctGAAAACCG CATACTTCAACCAAACCAAGGACAGAATGCCCCGGTTCATAGACTGCTTTGCAGACAAGG
- the CCP110 gene encoding centriolar coiled-coil protein of 110 kDa isoform X2 encodes MAGKQSTGMALHPHPSIRAAAAFAGRSPRHGRAVPRLDNMKMEDYEIFCRKHLSRIQEEAVKGETSLTVQHKNISLIQFYRVPVLSPLLSLEKKKEIQQYKKKALDLETRKRESRKIALLNRVQEIVENVQMKKGPSTSNVNTLEAESSCPDLDSKALTDFTALSDTNSTCSPERHGSMDLEKTPELRPSDTAGQMTSNMTEAVKAAEENVSSKPSESGFSKDAPCPRAASPDKVCNKLPSHALQKQEGRVGSPSDEDVQDPCVMSLQNLIKRSRECIEKEQSKRASKSSSKRSTSESHSDKENDGVKTTDSVKERAKFTGRSCSVQTLDKPSLNKSNTLLQGASTHTNNTSMSALSSFSKVDIPMRVGTPPLVDSDSDEELKKNSVFERDSSIVRSLTGSYAKLPSPEPSMSPKMHRRRPRPLSMGHIIINNPVNAYELSPKGKGRAMDLIMQDIADKNNVSESVPKFMVDFTTVCPGRVPGVSRNSSGPCDGLGVGKANRHSFGLFESRGTVSATVEGHVVMDSTGPYKAETSTGMVPPKVNEPFAISQSTVTQKILAVNEMKPATLPENTKCNSPVELNKSYDVENPSPLLMQNKNVRQQMDNTPSVASANEQFPENFEKVKRRLDLDTDNCQKENSSCVLRVGMEEQEKQWLQEQKYPVGSVYITKNAVLENMAKDILKTKMLAFEEMRKRLEEQHAQQLSILIAEQEREQEKLQKELEEQERQLKGKKVTTTEIEISKVNINSRMELEWRKKSESGLLESVQSQLETVHNTNSTSIGFAHTTPNTFASTSETSFYLWGPSGSGVIKTSVCRPSNRIKTRWTQVFSPEIQMKFDKITAVAKGFLTRRLLQTEKLKHLKQTVKDTLEFIKNFQSEAPLKRGSVSAQDASLHERVMAQLRAALYDIHDIFFTMEASERMNILRHDREVRKEKMLRQMDKVKSPRERVTLSTATQKSLDRKKYMKASEMGMPSKKIIIKQKTPENRILQPNQGQNAPVHRLLCRQGTPKASVNGVEQNRKKASESRVSNKAVSGAYAGRTQRKKPNVVTI; translated from the exons atggctggaaagcagagcacCGGGATGGCGCTCCATCCCCACCCATCCATCCGAGCTGCGGCTGCCTTCGCTGGGCGCTCGCCTAGACACGGCAGAGCTGTCCCGCG CTTAGATAACATGAAGATGGAGGACTATGAAATATTCTGTAGGAAGCACCTTTCCAGAATCCAAGAAGAGGCAGTAAAAGGAGAAACCTCTTTGACTGTTCAGCACAAAAACATCTCCCTCATTCAGTTCTATAGAGTCCCTGTGCTTTCTCCTCTG CTTagccttgaaaagaaaaaggaaatacagcaaTATAAGAAGAAAGCACTGGACCTAGAGACCAGGAAACGGGAGTCCCGGAAAATAGCTTTATTGAATCGTGTTCAGGAGATTGTAGAAAATGTCCAG aTGAAGAAAGGACCTAGCACGAGCAATGTGAACACTCTGGAGGCTGAGAGTTCTTGCCCTGATTTGGATTCAAAGGCTTTGACTGACTTCACAGCTCTATCAGATACCAATTCAACATGTTCTCCTGAAAGGCACGGTTCCATGGACCTGGAAAAGACACCAGAACTTAGACCATCAGATACTGCAGGGCAAATGACATCAAATATGACGGAAGCAGttaaagcagcagaagaaaatgtttcttccaaGCCAAGCGAGAGTGGCTTCTCGAAGGACGCTCCTTGTCCGAGGGCTGCATCTCCTGACAAGGTGTGTAACAAGCTCCCGTCTCACGCCCTGCAAAAGCAGGAGGGACGAGTCGGGTCTCCGTCGGATGAGGATGTCCAGGATCCGTGTGTAATGAGTCTTCAGAACCTGATCAAGAGGTCTAGGGAATGCATagagaaagagcagagcaagCGTGCCTCAAAAAGCAGTTCCAAGAGGAGTACGAGTGAGAGTCATTCGGATAAAGAAAACGACGGTGTTAAAACAACCGACTCTGTGAAAGAGAGAGCGAAGTTTACAGGCAGAAGTTGCTCTGTTCAGACACTTGATAAACCCAGTCTTAATAAATCAAATACCCTTCTCCAAGGTGCCTCTACTCATACAAATAACACAAGTATGTCCGCTTTATCCAGTTTTTCTAAAGTAGACATACCTATGAGAGTTGGAACACCCCCTTTGGTGGATTCTGATTCAGATGAGGAATTGAAAAAGAATTCTGTGTTTGAGCGTGACAGCAGCATTGTCAGGAGCCTCACAGGCTCTTACGCCAAATTGCCAAGCCCAGAGCCAAGCATGAGCCCTAAAATGCACCGACGGCGCCCAAGGCCTTTATCCATGGGACACATCATTATAAACAACCCTGTGAATGCTTACGAGCTAAGTCCTAAAGGCAAGGGTAGAGCAATGGATTTAATCATGCAAGATATTGCAGATAAAAACAACGTGTCTGAATCGGTGCCAAAGTTCATGGTGGACTTCACTACAGTTTGCCCTGGCAGAGTTCCTGGTGTCAGCAGGAATTCTTCAGGCCCCTGTGATGGGTTGGGGGTTGGCAAAGCAAATCGCCATTCCTTCGGGCTCTTTGAAAGCAGAGGAACCGTGTCGGCTACGGTGGAAGGTCACGTGGTGATGGACAGCACAGGGCCGTATAAAGCAGAGACCAGTACTGGTATGGTGCCTCCAAAAGTGAATGAGCCCTTTGCCATCAGTCAGTCTACAGTGACACAGAAGATCCTGGCTGTGAATGAAATGAAACCAGCTACTTTGCCAGAGAACACTAAATGCAATTCTCCAGTGGAACTCAATAAATCTTATGACGTAGAAAATCCATCTCCACTACTAATGCAGAACAAGAATGTGCGACAGCAGATGGATAATACTCCAAGTGTTGCCTCAGCAAATGAGCAGTTTccagaaaattttgaaaaggtaAAACGTAGGCTTGATTTGGACACCGACAActgccaaaaagaaaacagttcctGTGTTCTAAGAGTTGGAATGGAAGAACAAGAGAAGCAGTGGTTGCAAGAACAGAAATATCCTGTGGGATCAGTTTACATTACCAAGAATGCAGTCCTTGAAAATATGGCAAAAG atattttaaaaactaaaatgttGGCCTttgaagaaatgagaaagagaCTTGAAGAACAGCATGCACAACAACTGTCAATTCTGATAGCTGAACAAGAGAGAGAACAGGAGAAATTGCAGAAG GAactggaagagcaggagagacagttgaaaggaaagaaggttACTACAACGGAAATAGAAATTTCCAAAGTGAATATTAACAGTAGGATGGAGTTggagtggaggaaaaaaagtgaaagtggCTTGCTGGAAAGTGTGCAGTCTCAGCTGGAGACAGTCCATAACACAAACTCCACCAGCATTG GTTTTGCTCATACAACACCCAACACCTTTGCTTCAACAAGTGAAACTTCATTCTATCTCTGGGGACCCTCAGGTAGTGGAGTTATAAAAACCTCAGTATGCAGGCCAAGTAATAGGATCAAAACTAGGTGGACTCag GTTTTCAGTCCAGAGATACAAATGAAGTTCGACAAGATCACTGCAGTGGCAAAGGGATTTCTTACACGTAGACTCCTGcagacagaaaaactgaaacatcTTAAGCAAACTGTAAAA GATACTCTGGAATTCATAAAAAATTTTCAGTCTGAAGCCCCATTGAAAAGAGGAAGTGTGTCAGCACAAGATGCATCCCTTCATGAAAGAGTAATGGCTCAG CTGCGAGCTGCTCTGTATGACATCCATGACATCTTTTTCACAATGGAGGCATCGGAGAGAATGAATATTCTGCGTCACGATCGTGAAGTTCGTAAAGAGAAGATGCTCAGGCAGATG gataaaGTAAAGAGCCCAAGAGAGCGAGTGACACTTTCAACAGCTACGCAGAAATCTCTGGACAGGAAAAAGTACATGAA GGCTTCAGAAATGGGAATGccaagtaaaaaaataatcatcaaacaaaaaactcctGAAAACCG CATACTTCAACCAAACCAAGGACAGAATGCCCCGGTTCATAGACTGCTTTGCAGACAAGG aaCCCCTAAGGCCTCAGTGAATGGGGTTGAGCAAAATAGAAAGAAGGCCTCAGAGAGCAGAGTGTCTAACAAGGCTGTTTCAG
- the CCP110 gene encoding centriolar coiled-coil protein of 110 kDa isoform X1, whose product MAGKQSTGMALHPHPSIRAAAAFAGRSPRHGRAVPRLDNMKMEDYEIFCRKHLSRIQEEAVKGETSLTVQHKNISLIQFYRVPVLSPLLSLEKKKEIQQYKKKALDLETRKRESRKIALLNRVQEIVENVQMKKGPSTSNVNTLEAESSCPDLDSKALTDFTALSDTNSTCSPERHGSMDLEKTPELRPSDTAGQMTSNMTEAVKAAEENVSSKPSESGFSKDAPCPRAASPDKVCNKLPSHALQKQEGRVGSPSDEDVQDPCVMSLQNLIKRSRECIEKEQSKRASKSSSKRSTSESHSDKENDGVKTTDSVKERAKFTGRSCSVQTLDKPSLNKSNTLLQGASTHTNNTSMSALSSFSKVDIPMRVGTPPLVDSDSDEELKKNSVFERDSSIVRSLTGSYAKLPSPEPSMSPKMHRRRPRPLSMGHIIINNPVNAYELSPKGKGRAMDLIMQDIADKNNVSESVPKFMVDFTTVCPGRVPGVSRNSSGPCDGLGVGKANRHSFGLFESRGTVSATVEGHVVMDSTGPYKAETSTGMVPPKVNEPFAISQSTVTQKILAVNEMKPATLPENTKCNSPVELNKSYDVENPSPLLMQNKNVRQQMDNTPSVASANEQFPENFEKVKRRLDLDTDNCQKENSSCVLRVGMEEQEKQWLQEQKYPVGSVYITKNAVLENMAKEDILKTKMLAFEEMRKRLEEQHAQQLSILIAEQEREQEKLQKELEEQERQLKGKKVTTTEIEISKVNINSRMELEWRKKSESGLLESVQSQLETVHNTNSTSIGFAHTTPNTFASTSETSFYLWGPSGSGVIKTSVCRPSNRIKTRWTQVFSPEIQMKFDKITAVAKGFLTRRLLQTEKLKHLKQTVKDTLEFIKNFQSEAPLKRGSVSAQDASLHERVMAQLRAALYDIHDIFFTMEASERMNILRHDREVRKEKMLRQMDKVKSPRERVTLSTATQKSLDRKKYMKASEMGMPSKKIIIKQKTPENRILQPNQGQNAPVHRLLCRQGTPKASVNGVEQNRKKASESRVSNKAVSGAYAGRTQRKKPNVVTI is encoded by the exons atggctggaaagcagagcacCGGGATGGCGCTCCATCCCCACCCATCCATCCGAGCTGCGGCTGCCTTCGCTGGGCGCTCGCCTAGACACGGCAGAGCTGTCCCGCG CTTAGATAACATGAAGATGGAGGACTATGAAATATTCTGTAGGAAGCACCTTTCCAGAATCCAAGAAGAGGCAGTAAAAGGAGAAACCTCTTTGACTGTTCAGCACAAAAACATCTCCCTCATTCAGTTCTATAGAGTCCCTGTGCTTTCTCCTCTG CTTagccttgaaaagaaaaaggaaatacagcaaTATAAGAAGAAAGCACTGGACCTAGAGACCAGGAAACGGGAGTCCCGGAAAATAGCTTTATTGAATCGTGTTCAGGAGATTGTAGAAAATGTCCAG aTGAAGAAAGGACCTAGCACGAGCAATGTGAACACTCTGGAGGCTGAGAGTTCTTGCCCTGATTTGGATTCAAAGGCTTTGACTGACTTCACAGCTCTATCAGATACCAATTCAACATGTTCTCCTGAAAGGCACGGTTCCATGGACCTGGAAAAGACACCAGAACTTAGACCATCAGATACTGCAGGGCAAATGACATCAAATATGACGGAAGCAGttaaagcagcagaagaaaatgtttcttccaaGCCAAGCGAGAGTGGCTTCTCGAAGGACGCTCCTTGTCCGAGGGCTGCATCTCCTGACAAGGTGTGTAACAAGCTCCCGTCTCACGCCCTGCAAAAGCAGGAGGGACGAGTCGGGTCTCCGTCGGATGAGGATGTCCAGGATCCGTGTGTAATGAGTCTTCAGAACCTGATCAAGAGGTCTAGGGAATGCATagagaaagagcagagcaagCGTGCCTCAAAAAGCAGTTCCAAGAGGAGTACGAGTGAGAGTCATTCGGATAAAGAAAACGACGGTGTTAAAACAACCGACTCTGTGAAAGAGAGAGCGAAGTTTACAGGCAGAAGTTGCTCTGTTCAGACACTTGATAAACCCAGTCTTAATAAATCAAATACCCTTCTCCAAGGTGCCTCTACTCATACAAATAACACAAGTATGTCCGCTTTATCCAGTTTTTCTAAAGTAGACATACCTATGAGAGTTGGAACACCCCCTTTGGTGGATTCTGATTCAGATGAGGAATTGAAAAAGAATTCTGTGTTTGAGCGTGACAGCAGCATTGTCAGGAGCCTCACAGGCTCTTACGCCAAATTGCCAAGCCCAGAGCCAAGCATGAGCCCTAAAATGCACCGACGGCGCCCAAGGCCTTTATCCATGGGACACATCATTATAAACAACCCTGTGAATGCTTACGAGCTAAGTCCTAAAGGCAAGGGTAGAGCAATGGATTTAATCATGCAAGATATTGCAGATAAAAACAACGTGTCTGAATCGGTGCCAAAGTTCATGGTGGACTTCACTACAGTTTGCCCTGGCAGAGTTCCTGGTGTCAGCAGGAATTCTTCAGGCCCCTGTGATGGGTTGGGGGTTGGCAAAGCAAATCGCCATTCCTTCGGGCTCTTTGAAAGCAGAGGAACCGTGTCGGCTACGGTGGAAGGTCACGTGGTGATGGACAGCACAGGGCCGTATAAAGCAGAGACCAGTACTGGTATGGTGCCTCCAAAAGTGAATGAGCCCTTTGCCATCAGTCAGTCTACAGTGACACAGAAGATCCTGGCTGTGAATGAAATGAAACCAGCTACTTTGCCAGAGAACACTAAATGCAATTCTCCAGTGGAACTCAATAAATCTTATGACGTAGAAAATCCATCTCCACTACTAATGCAGAACAAGAATGTGCGACAGCAGATGGATAATACTCCAAGTGTTGCCTCAGCAAATGAGCAGTTTccagaaaattttgaaaaggtaAAACGTAGGCTTGATTTGGACACCGACAActgccaaaaagaaaacagttcctGTGTTCTAAGAGTTGGAATGGAAGAACAAGAGAAGCAGTGGTTGCAAGAACAGAAATATCCTGTGGGATCAGTTTACATTACCAAGAATGCAGTCCTTGAAAATATGGCAAAAG aagatattttaaaaactaaaatgttGGCCTttgaagaaatgagaaagagaCTTGAAGAACAGCATGCACAACAACTGTCAATTCTGATAGCTGAACAAGAGAGAGAACAGGAGAAATTGCAGAAG GAactggaagagcaggagagacagttgaaaggaaagaaggttACTACAACGGAAATAGAAATTTCCAAAGTGAATATTAACAGTAGGATGGAGTTggagtggaggaaaaaaagtgaaagtggCTTGCTGGAAAGTGTGCAGTCTCAGCTGGAGACAGTCCATAACACAAACTCCACCAGCATTG GTTTTGCTCATACAACACCCAACACCTTTGCTTCAACAAGTGAAACTTCATTCTATCTCTGGGGACCCTCAGGTAGTGGAGTTATAAAAACCTCAGTATGCAGGCCAAGTAATAGGATCAAAACTAGGTGGACTCag GTTTTCAGTCCAGAGATACAAATGAAGTTCGACAAGATCACTGCAGTGGCAAAGGGATTTCTTACACGTAGACTCCTGcagacagaaaaactgaaacatcTTAAGCAAACTGTAAAA GATACTCTGGAATTCATAAAAAATTTTCAGTCTGAAGCCCCATTGAAAAGAGGAAGTGTGTCAGCACAAGATGCATCCCTTCATGAAAGAGTAATGGCTCAG CTGCGAGCTGCTCTGTATGACATCCATGACATCTTTTTCACAATGGAGGCATCGGAGAGAATGAATATTCTGCGTCACGATCGTGAAGTTCGTAAAGAGAAGATGCTCAGGCAGATG gataaaGTAAAGAGCCCAAGAGAGCGAGTGACACTTTCAACAGCTACGCAGAAATCTCTGGACAGGAAAAAGTACATGAA GGCTTCAGAAATGGGAATGccaagtaaaaaaataatcatcaaacaaaaaactcctGAAAACCG CATACTTCAACCAAACCAAGGACAGAATGCCCCGGTTCATAGACTGCTTTGCAGACAAGG aaCCCCTAAGGCCTCAGTGAATGGGGTTGAGCAAAATAGAAAGAAGGCCTCAGAGAGCAGAGTGTCTAACAAGGCTGTTTCAG